Proteins from a single region of Sporosarcina sp. FSL K6-1508:
- a CDS encoding cupin domain-containing protein encodes MSDNKVINVYESEKELEICHEGEGFIKKKRAFSFEDFESSLDFIDYIEIPPKAKIGIHQHDLNEEVYFIVSGTGMMHLNNGQERIIKSGDVIVNPVYGTHGLVNNSEDEMKVFIFQASL; translated from the coding sequence ATGAGTGATAACAAAGTTATTAACGTTTACGAATCTGAAAAAGAATTAGAAATTTGCCATGAAGGTGAAGGGTTTATTAAAAAGAAAAGAGCATTTTCTTTTGAAGATTTCGAATCCTCATTAGACTTTATTGATTACATAGAAATACCACCGAAAGCAAAAATCGGTATACATCAACATGATTTAAATGAGGAAGTATATTTTATTGTTTCTGGTACAGGTATGATGCACTTGAACAATGGCCAAGAAAGAATAATAAAATCAGGAGATGTAATCGTTAATCCCGTATACGGCACACACGGATTAGTTAATAACTCAGAAGACGAAATGAAGGTCTTTATTTTTCAGGCCTCCCTTTAA
- a CDS encoding ATP-grasp domain-containing protein — translation MRILFSHSYRTGLISKQNKFLIEIMCYEDASNDDIQSADKIYYTTRKNRMKDLLNIIELDPPDIVILNGAMDNECLEEVSYRESIIKKGIKVFGHSEEATKLCFNKKDTINFLKKIHIPTIPSPNLKEGDKILPVVAKPPESWEGYGIKILTTMNEVQLITDDYVLEKFIKGVELSVQAICNKDSIVICPPVYKGVTSLKMVHPLKKLRVFPNPWNEEINNSIIEASSRIARELNTEGIIDIDFIIQEDTFFVTEINCRASGVTRMVSLGGINAYDIILQILNGKKFDLLPLVSFAVEVPIRYQLNDNEVELLMNLDFVDYIFIRPDGNGLRQRVLLKGETLDEIGMHVKEIFSLIAIDEPELEEILTLCEMRESYE, via the coding sequence ATGAGAATTTTATTTAGCCATTCTTACAGAACAGGCTTAATTTCCAAACAAAACAAATTCCTAATTGAGATAATGTGTTACGAAGATGCTTCTAATGATGATATCCAAAGTGCTGATAAAATATATTATACGACTAGAAAAAATCGAATGAAAGATCTATTAAATATTATTGAGTTAGATCCACCTGATATTGTTATTTTAAATGGTGCTATGGATAACGAATGTCTAGAAGAGGTTTCATATAGAGAATCAATTATTAAAAAAGGCATTAAAGTTTTTGGTCATTCAGAGGAAGCTACAAAGCTTTGTTTCAATAAAAAAGATACAATAAATTTCTTGAAAAAGATTCATATTCCTACCATACCTTCTCCAAATTTAAAAGAGGGTGATAAAATATTACCCGTAGTTGCAAAGCCACCTGAATCCTGGGAGGGTTATGGTATAAAAATCCTTACCACCATGAATGAGGTCCAATTAATAACTGATGATTATGTACTTGAGAAGTTTATTAAAGGCGTTGAGTTATCTGTACAGGCTATATGCAATAAGGATTCGATTGTAATATGTCCACCTGTTTATAAAGGGGTTACTAGTCTAAAAATGGTGCACCCACTTAAAAAACTTAGAGTGTTCCCAAATCCATGGAACGAAGAGATTAATAATTCAATAATTGAAGCTTCAAGTAGAATAGCTAGGGAATTGAACACCGAAGGTATTATTGATATAGATTTTATAATTCAAGAAGACACTTTTTTTGTAACTGAAATTAATTGTAGAGCATCAGGAGTAACAAGAATGGTAAGCCTCGGCGGAATAAATGCTTATGACATAATACTACAAATACTAAATGGTAAAAAATTTGATTTATTACCGTTAGTTAGTTTCGCAGTAGAAGTACCTATAAGATATCAATTAAACGATAATGAAGTTGAGTTGTTAATGAATTTGGATTTTGTTGATTATATTTTTATTCGACCCGATGGAAATGGTTTAAGACAAAGAGTTTTATTAAAAGGGGAGACTTTGGATGAAATTGGAATGCACGTAAAAGAAATTTTCTCTTTAATAGCTATAGATGAACCGGAATTAGAAGAAATATTAACCTTATGTGAAATGAGGGAATCTTATGAGTGA